The Populus nigra chromosome 14, ddPopNigr1.1, whole genome shotgun sequence genome has a segment encoding these proteins:
- the LOC133672538 gene encoding uncharacterized protein LOC133672538, which produces MEANICDINHLDADVLLPPRKRLLAGFKKQSSDGDGASLLPVVGSSSSSASPASPSPQSPPSLTPCSPSSSEFQARLNKLLSSHFNNSHNLSPEQIVEASKSAAEAAVKAAEAARAAAQEKEISAAKAVTAAKSALALVASFPEEAASKDKYLRKNKLKKHVQVQLLYKKHQPVESYRDDEELARKLHRVINSSPRISKNSSSSDLKGGHRNKKPKSSTSSERTKVSNGSIIFGENPPSFCNGHAIAGELDSDDSIQEAPIRIPDEKALKYEKAGQLDMDNGEAESSHSKEKNWGDSGSPSKKRGRLKLKKLPLSVCNSKDQSNPKEDSLPRSLPLTDKNTGNPATTRVKPLFPMEPSTGTLMQIEPTPLWKCQEFKAPACVKQNKVVQS; this is translated from the coding sequence ATGGAGGCTAACATATGTGACATCAATCACTTGGATGCTGATGTCCTTTTGCCTCCTCGAAAGCGCCTGCTTGCTGGATTCAAGAAACAGAGTTCTGATGGTGATGGTGCTTCGCTTCTTCCTGTAGTTGGTTCCTCTTCATCTTCAGCATCTCCTGCTTCTCCATCTCCCCAGTCTCCTCCTTCCCTGACACCTTGTTCTCCTTCTTCAAGTGAATTTCAGGCACGTCTTAACAAGCTGTTGAGTTCCCATTTTAATAATAGTCATAACCTTTCACCTGAGCAGATTGTGGAGGCCTCAAAATCAGCAGCTGAGGCTGCTGTTAAGGCTGCAGAGGCTGCAAGAGCAGCGGCTCAGGAGAAGGAAATTAGTGCAGCAAAAGCTGTGACAGCTGCCAAGAGTGCTTTAGCTTTAGTTGCATCATTTCCTGAAGAGGCAGCTAGCAAGGATAAATACCTGAGAAAGAATAAGTTGAAGAAGCATGTCCAAGTTCAGCTCTTGTACAAAAAACACCAACCAGTTGAGAGTTATAGGGATGATGAAGAATTAGCTCGTAAGTTGCATCGCGTTATAAACAGCTCGCCAAGAATTTCGAAAAATTCTTCCAGTTCTGACTTGAAGGGTGGTCATAGAAATAAGAAGCCTAAAAGCTCAACAAGTTCGGAAAGAACTAAGGTTTCAAATGGAAGTATAATTTTCGGAGAAAACCCACCTTCTTTTTGCAATGGGCATGCCATAGCTGGTGAGTTGGATTCTGATGATTCTATCCAGGAGGCACCCATAAGAATACCTGATGAAAAGGCACTGAAATATGAAAAAGCTGGCCAATTAGACATGGATAATGGGGAAGCAGAGTCAAGTCACTCGAAGGAGAAAAACTGGGGGGATTCGGGTTCGCCTAGTAAAAAGAGGGGAAGACTGAAACTGAAGAAGTTGCCATTAAGCGTTTGTAATTCTAAGGATCAATCAAACCCCAAGGAAGATAGTCTTCCTAGAAGCCTCCCATTGACTGATAAGAACACGGGTAATCCTGCTACTACTCGTGTTAAGCCTTTGTTTCCAATGGAGCCTTCTACTGGTACTCTAATGCAAATTGAACCTACACCACTGTGGAAATGCCAGGAGTTCAAAGCACCTGCATGTGTCAAACAGAATAAAGTCGTGCAGTCGTAA